The Penaeus vannamei isolate JL-2024 chromosome 15, ASM4276789v1, whole genome shotgun sequence genomic interval CTGCCTGTGGTGGAGTCTGGGCCTTTTCTTGAGATACCTCAACTACAGTGGACAAATGGCTTCCCTGAGAAGTAGTGGAATTATTTGACGATCCCCCAGACCCTTCCACTGATTCAGCCTGGTCATCCTGCAAGTCAGAGGCTACGGCAGTTGTTCGGTCATCCTCATCAGCTGTTAGGAAATCTGGCGAGTCTGGTCGGTCTACCTCATGCATATCTTGCACAACTGATTCAGCAAGACCTGCAAAAAATGGAACAATTATCATTTACATACCAAAAGCCATAGAAAATAAGATCTTTACAAACAGTGCACCAGCAAGAAACAAAGAACCTACTTCAAATCTTACTCAAACCACTTACCATTGTATGGTGAGGGAACATTGAAGCACTCGGGTAGATTTACAAGACAATATTCATTGTCCGAGTATTCTGTGTCTGACTCATTCAATATGGCTTGATCCTCAGAATCTAATTCAGAGAAGGACCCACTAGAGATGCTCAGAGTGTCAGCCTGAAAGACTTTGGGTCTGCAAGATTCCTTCTTTCCTGATTCTTGCTCTTTTCCGACCATCGACTCCCTCAGAGACTCCACAGATTCTTTGGCCATTTCCTTCAGCGGCACCTTCAATGCAAAAGCCATTTTGTgaataaggaaaaatgaagacACATGAGAACCTaatcaataatcaataatcatGGCTATAAAGTTATCAGAACGGTTCAAGAACAAAATGGGACCTTCTGCTTTTGCATTTCCATTCACTGCACAAAAATAGAAGACCCTTTTCTTTAACATGGGCAAAAGTTACTAACCACAGCATGTGTCTGAGGAATATCCTGGATCATCTCTGGAGTCGTGGTTCCTGATGAGAccacttctgcctcttcctcaaaGGAGATGAGATCCCGCTCTGTCCGTCGTACTTCAGTACCTTCAGTTTTCACACTGGTGCAAAGGCTCAAGCTCTTTAGATTCTGAAAAATAGTAGCATCTTTCTGACATTCCTGTACGCATAATTGTAAGAAGTTTTAagatacattatcattatgaaagaaattgagaatacaaagaaaagaaaaagagggacagaggaaggagggcagaaagaaaggaaggggaaagtgggggggggggagagggagagagagagagagagagacagagagagagagagagagagagagagagagagagagagagagagagagagagagagagagagagagagagagagagagagagagagagagagagagagaaacacaacctGCAAGCTACAGGAATGAGCAACTACAAAGCCACAATGAAAAGTAAGACCTCAGGCAAGCTCTACCTTTCTCAGCTCCTTCTCAAAGGGATCCTCCGCATCATAGTAGTTCTCTACAATGCCACCCTCGAGGTCGCCCTTGATCTGGCTACTCCTTAGTGCCTtggccccttcttcctcctcttcttcctcttcctcctcctcctcctcttcttcctccttatcacaGACAGTCTCCTCACTCACAGCACTGCCCTTCGACAGACATTGTTTTGGAGATACCGAAAGCATGAGCCTCACAGCAGActggcagggagagagagtgtgtttttgCACATAATTGAAGTCATTTCCTGAGTCACATTTCCAAAGCAACAAAGCATACGTGAAAGGTATCATATGGAGCAATATCTATATCCTTCTGCAGAgtacaataatattaaaataaatttaataacattaccaatgatgattgataatgctgataataataaatttgcaatgacaataatagtaataacagcaataatgatgatgatgatggtcataggGACTGAAAAACAAGTATTCCCAGGTCCTActtaacaaacaaatagacaagtcATGGGGCATGTTCTATGTCATGGGCACTGTagtaagtaataatattaatatctatagAGAACTGAAGTATAtatttcttatgatcatcataatcataccttggttatatattttgttattactgttacccaTACATATTGTCATTGACATACATAGATCTTATCTTTATAATAGGGCATGATCGAGGATTGAAATCAAGGGACTGTGAGAGGCTAGTAAAACTACCCCTATTCAGAATAAAACTTGTAAATAAGACCAAGTGAGCACCCAGTCACTCTTGCTCgctcagtaatgatgatgataacgtatAAAAATGGACGAGAGGAAAAAATCTAACCAACATCAGAACCTGATTGCACTTACTGCAACATCTTCACCCTGAACTGGCTCCAGCTTCTCACGCACATTTCTATCCGCCACGTAAATAGCGCACCACATCTGGTTCCCAAACACACGACCTCGCTGACAGAACCTCCAATGAGTGGCATACCAACCTGGCTCACCTATTGTTGCAAGTaaatattattagtataaaaaggATGTTCTTAAATAGTAGATTTAAATCAGCATATTGAGAACAATCAAACAAATTCAATTGGATATTTACAACTCTATGTCATTTACATTCTACCCTTAAGATACTGCTTGGACACAAAGATCTACACATCCAAAACAACTATGACtcattttcaaaatataataACATCTATAACTTGAAACCACATACTCCAATCGACTCAACCCTAAAACCACTCACCAAATAcaaaatatcaaaaagaaaacacTTACTTGGTGCTGTGAAGGTGATGGATATGTCTCCTTCCTGGCCAGGTTCCAAGGGAGGGCACACCACCTTCTTTGAGGACGGCTTCAGTTTCCAGCCAGCAGGAGAACCACGGAATCGCACCTGGCTCCACTTGCACAGGGTTGTCTTGATATGGAACATAAAGCATGAATAATTACTAGAATATTCTGAACCCCTTAATGCTAAGACTTTTAGACATACCACATTGATATTTATGATTCTGCCCTGCATCACGCAGATATCCTTTAGTTATGACATCAATAGCAGTCACCAGCAGCAAGGACAGAGATTATAGGTAAATAAGGTGGACAaatgagacaaaagagaaagaaaatagaggtaAATTAAGAAATATGAGAGAGCTAAAAACTGCATAACAGTTAAAATGTAGTAAAACAGACCTATATAATCCAGTGATTATTAACTTTTAGCTTCATCCACTCTTTACACACCAAAAAGAACAAGACAAAGGTGGCCATCTTTCTtgtcataatttccattatctaCAAAAGGAGTAATGGAACCTCACCTTCTCATTCCAAGGCTCTACACCAGTATTAGCGACCCTCCATGTCTTCACAAATTCTGTCCCTGGAGCCACCTCGGAGCCATCAGGATAGGTTACATCATGGAGGTAGAGGGCATCATAACCCCTTGTGCTGATGCCAGCTGTGCCCTCATTGGGCGAGTCTTCGGCCAAGGCTTCCAGCTCCTGTAGGGCAGCATGCAACAGTGATGCATCTACAGGGAATCCCTAAGAGAAAACAAATTTAATTATTCCTTATTTAGATCatgctctttcctttctttagttTCTGAGCAAACATTTTTGAACTGGTGGAACTCCTGAGATGGTGCTTGGCTTACCTTGTTGTCGATATTGAATTTCTTTGATTTGCCTGCCTTCTGGTTTCCTGCTTTTCGGTCATTTCTGCGTTGCTGTCGCTGCTCAGCTGTGATAACCCTGTGCTGCTTGTCGACCATTTTTCTGAGCTTGTTGAGTTCCTCTGGGGAGCAGGACTGTTTCTTGCGCAGGCCTTCCATTTTTGCCAAAACCTTCTCCTGAGTGCGACTGGCTTTGTCCATCTCATCAACATATCTGCTAATGGTTATTAAAACATTCTTAAAATCTCTAACAATTCTCCTAAACTAACAGAACAGACTAAgaacatctacctacctattttttctcccacttccttcttcctcatccttataaaaaaacaataataataaataaatataataataaaaattacactAGGCAGGCACTAGAATCAGGTGCAGTAGACTTTCTTGCTTCCAATACAAAATAGCATTCAAGCACACCTCACATTTCTCAATAGTTTTTGAAAGAGTAAAATGTATTTCATCTCTGAAATCAGGCAGAATGGAATAGTCTTAAGAAAACAAGAAGTGGCAAAGAATGTTAAAACTAACTGCAGCAGAAATATTTCTTAAAACaattttaatatcattaaaaaaaaaaaaaaaaaatcaaataaatgaatagaaggtTAAATCTTCATGCTTCCATGcttggaagaaggagaataacttTCGTATTCTTACTCTTGCCATAAAGAAGCACACTGAGGCAAAATACAAACGATGCTTTTATCTATTGTTGTTGCTAATCACTCTAAGAATAATCAAAACCTGTAGGACTCACCTGGAAGTACAAGTATTATGAAAATTTAATTCTCAAACACAATATCACTGTCTATACTTATGCCTAACAAACAAGTATTTTCTGGAGCAATGAAATGAAAGCATCCAACACTAAAAATCAAGAGTATATAATGACcagctttataattatcataggagaagcatataataattatcaaaatattgcGAAATGGTGAGTTGTCAACATTAAACTATATGCTGGTCTCTTCccagttctctttctttccatgtttATCAGGAGAGacggtgtttatgtatatgtaactttTACATCCTTTATGAtacaatcatcataatataaAGCCTCAATCACACATGGATTAACAATCTTTACCGAGTGAACTTAGAAATCCatttaaattggaaaaaaaaagtggcaggaaagagagcaagaggaaaccacttattattattagcaattccACAATATCCAACTTACCTTTTTGTTCTTATCTTATAGGAACTTGGCAGTCTATTCCTACATCTATTATGACTAACTGCAAAGTATCCTCCCATGCTCAAGGAACTACTGTTTCCACTCGACACTTGAAGGCCGAGCCACCCATTAGAGGACCAGAACTATTCACAAATCTCAGAACAACTTACTTGCACATcagtttcttcttttccattttctcctgcttcttcatgagcctctcttcttctttggcCAACTTCTTGCGCTTTGCACCCACGTCATTTTCTCCAgccttcacctttttcttcttgccTTTGATCTCTTCGTTCTTTCCATCCCGTGCGCGCTGGCATGCCTTGGCTTTCTGCGGGTTCTTACTGGCAGCTTCATTTTGTAGCTTTGCATTCCCTTCTGTAATGATggcagagacagaagaaaaatcaTTTCACAAGCATATAATAAATATTGCCTAAACAGAAATCTACACCAACCACAGAAGTCATCTACTCAACTCCTAAAACAGAAATCTACACCAACCACAGAAGTCATCTACTCATCTCCTATAACCACAAAGCAAAACACTTACTTGCAACCTGATGTTCGACTTCTGTCTCGGACCCTGGTGTTGAGGGAAACTTCATCTCCTTGATCATGCCCGAGACCTTCTCcatcacgcactcactcacttcctcagaGATCTCTTTGCGGAACTAGAACAGAAAGTGACTCTGGATTTATGCCTTACCAATACAGAATGTCCAAATCTTGAAGACACTCGATGACAAATGATTATCAAGGAACAAGTAAAACAACTGATCAACTGGTTCCTTGTGCATTGTTGGATTGTATATTAAATGACCAGATAAACTAATACTAATCCCTCATTACCTATAAAACATATTTCATATGAATAATGGAGGTATCTTGTGAAGATAAACATTCCAATAATTCTAGTGATTCTTCATCCACATACAGCAATGATGTCACAATCTGGACATCTTAACCCTCCTGCTCTGGATGGCATGTATGTCACGCCATGGTAAGAGTTGCCATCTTGTCTGGGACAtatatgtattgccattattatgtaAGATGGATCACAGTTTACCACTTTATCTTGCAGACTATGCACCCTGGTGACTCCATACTTTCATGCAGACCCCccctacaaagagagagaaagcgagagagagagagagagagagagagagagagagagagagagagagagagagagagagagagagagagagagagagagagagagagagagagagagagagagagagagagagagtgtgtgagtgtgtatgtgtgtgtgtttgcgggtctGTACTGCATCATGTATACTGGAGGTGGATGCAGCTGGAACAGGGGGAGCTCAAATGATAATTGGGATGATGTGAGCAAGAGAGGGATGGCAGAAAAGTTTGAAATGCAACTCAGAGCAGCTGTTGTCTTAATATGTCTGGTGCAGTCACTCTCATATCATCCTAAGATGTCTAGCACAGTTTAGAGGTAAAGAATATACTATGAAGCTTTGGAACCACTGCTCCTGTGGGAATTTAGGCCAGAAGCTGACATGAAGGTCACACtgtttcattaatgtttttaataAAGCTTCATACCTGGACTTTGTTGAGAATTAAGGTGTGGTTCAACTGGCATGTCTTCGTCTATGACCTGACTTGTGTCCAAGTGCCTAATCAAATATAGTTTCAACTGCAAAAAACCCTACCATAACACACCACACATGGCTCTTGCTTCAATAACACCATGCATATTACTTCTCGTTTGAGCAAAATAGAGCACAAGGGTTTGTTTCCGTTTTCATTGTAGTTTTGTGTTTCATGGTGTATTTGTTAAAGAAGGAACAGAATCTAATTTACTGATTCAAAATTATTAATGCTAGTCTGGAGGGCCATCAAAGTGAGTGTTTTATAGAAAATCTCTAATAATTTCTTTAAAGTGAATTCCATACAATAATCTTCAATTGCACCCTGGAAAGCTGGGAAACACATGCAGGAAAGAGCACTCTAGGTCAGGTAATCGCTGGCTCCCCTCTGCCCCCAGATTTTGCACCAAAGTGACATGATTTGCCCCAGATAGCCGCATTTACGGCCAAACCTGCGTGTATACGAGGCCAGTTGAACTGCACCTTTATATGGAATGATATGTGCCTTTTGCCTGCAGGTGACATACAATGTCACATGTGCATG includes:
- the LOC113817033 gene encoding next to BRCA1 gene 1 protein isoform X2 gives rise to the protein MKYGIEVSPDETPPKGREEGEMREEVRKNPDGEADPTTMASPVHSRLAGMKLEEAADAVVFSIQFYGKTIGEVGLMDQDLSELDWKKFKSYLFQNLLSINQQDNICVSYSDEEGDKLPIESDEEYREALKVAKKKAEMHDKMVLDITRQGGLPTVLSFVSSGIKKVGSSPPKERGMSFFKASSPPKESGGFMAKDWKPFPPFFMPDKVSVPVGPIPGHVQGMWGYDCDEALECDKPHHTTTTATTTTTTTTTTAMSAPRTDCKKGPPVRSLRNSPPNLLFKFEAPSPNIKSEPPHSATTSQAVFGAGTGGSAGGGARSKVPQEATQRPEQPPAWFTTYMEKFRKEISEEVSECVMEKVSGMIKEMKFPSTPGSETEVEHQVAKGNAKLQNEAASKNPQKAKACQRARDGKNEEIKGKKKKVKAGENDVGAKRKKLAKEEERLMKKQEKMEKKKLMCKYVDEMDKASRTQEKVLAKMEGLRKKQSCSPEELNKLRKMVDKQHRVITAEQRQQRRNDRKAGNQKAGKSKKFNIDNKGFPVDASLLHAALQELEALAEDSPNEGTAGISTRGYDALYLHDVTYPDGSEVAPGTEFVKTWRVANTGVEPWNEKTTLCKWSQVRFRGSPAGWKLKPSSKKVVCPPLEPGQEGDISITFTAPSEPGWYATHWRFCQRGRVFGNQMWCAIYVADRNVREKLEPVQGEDVASAVRLMLSVSPKQCLSKGSAVSEETVCDKEEEEEEEEEEEEEEEEGAKALRSSQIKGDLEGGIVENYYDAEDPFEKELRKNLKSLSLCTSVKTEGTEVRRTERDLISFEEEAEVVSSGTTTPEMIQDIPQTHAVVPLKEMAKESVESLRESMVGKEQESGKKESCRPKVFQADTLSISSGSFSELDSEDQAILNESDTEYSDNEYCLVNLPECFNVPSPYNGLAESVVQDMHEVDRPDSPDFLTADEDDRTTAVASDLQDDQAESVEGSGGSSNNSTTSQGSHLSTVVEVSQEKAQTPPQAESGKKMPMPDPPTDTKPFMEVPAEALRANLAYAVQQSSGNRSSEEGEESKSKDDTTWSLSAQAAHSVVCEQPSSTQHKDHRPLSRCIDGKAAAIAAGGTDLPLDLVGALPDELVSIIPEDLVRGAWNTARSFITRINQEMLSPTGTDSPDQIYASEESSAPKSEPKETTQKEEPVQKEESPSKRRTSPLPPPMQQLEDMGFGNREVNQRLLTKYNNDVSCAVAELIVLNCQ
- the LOC113817033 gene encoding next to BRCA1 gene 1 protein isoform X4; protein product: MKYGIEVSPDETPPKGREEGEMREEVRKNPDGEADPTTMASPVHSRLAGMKLEEAADAVVFSIQFYGKTIGEVGLMDQDLSELDWKKFKSYLFQNLLSINQQDNICVSYSDEEGDKLPIESDEEYREALKVAKKKAEMHDKMVLDITRQGGLPTVLSFVSSGIKKVGSSPPKERGMSFFKASSPPKESGGFMAKDWKPFPPFFMPDKGPIPGHVQGMWGYDCDEALECDKPHHTTTTATTTTTTTTTTAMSAPRTDCKKGPPVRSLRNSPPNLLFKFEAPSPNIKSEPPHSATTSQAVFGAGTGGSAGGGARSKVPQEATQRPEQPPAWFTTYMEKFRKEISEEVSECVMEKVSGMIKEMKFPSTPGSETEVEHQVAKGNAKLQNEAASKNPQKAKACQRARDGKNEEIKGKKKKVKAGENDVGAKRKKLAKEEERLMKKQEKMEKKKLMCKYVDEMDKASRTQEKVLAKMEGLRKKQSCSPEELNKLRKMVDKQHRVITAEQRQQRRNDRKAGNQKAGKSKKFNIDNKGFPVDASLLHAALQELEALAEDSPNEGTAGISTRGYDALYLHDVTYPDGSEVAPGTEFVKTWRVANTGVEPWNEKTTLCKWSQVRFRGSPAGWKLKPSSKKVVCPPLEPGQEGDISITFTAPSEPGWYATHWRFCQRGRVFGNQMWCAIYVADRNVREKLEPVQGEDVASAVRLMLSVSPKQCLSKGSAVSEETVCDKEEEEEEEEEEEEEEEEGAKALRSSQIKGDLEGGIVENYYDAEDPFEKELRKNLKSLSLCTSVKTEGTEVRRTERDLISFEEEAEVVSSGTTTPEMIQDIPQTHAVVPLKEMAKESVESLRESMVGKEQESGKKESCRPKVFQADTLSISSGSFSELDSEDQAILNESDTEYSDNEYCLVNLPECFNVPSPYNGLAESVVQDMHEVDRPDSPDFLTADEDDRTTAVASDLQDDQAESVEGSGGSSNNSTTSQGSHLSTVVEVSQEKAQTPPQAESGKKMPMPDPPTDTKPFMEVPAEALRANLAYAVQQSSGNRSSEEGEESKSKDDTTWSLSAQAAHSVVCEQPSSTQHKDHRPLSRCIDGKAAAIAAGGTDLPLDLVGALPDELVSIIPEDLVRGAWNTARSFITRINQEMLSPTGTDSPDQIYASEESSAPKSEPKETTQKEEPVQKEESPSKRRTSPLPPPMQQLEDMGFGNREVNQRLLTKYNNDVSCAVAELIVLNCQ
- the LOC113817033 gene encoding next to BRCA1 gene 1 protein isoform X5, encoding MKYGIEVSPDETPPKGREEGEMREEVRKNPDGEADPTTMASPVHSRLAGMKLEEAADAVVFSIQFYGKTIGEVGLMDQDLSELDWKKFKSYLFQNLLSINQQDNICVSYSDEEGDKLPIESDEEYREALKVAKKKAEMHDKMVLDITRQGGLPTVLSFVSSGIKKVGSSPPKERGMSFFKASSPPKESGGFMAKDWKPFPPFFMPDKVSVPVGPIPGHVQGMWGYDCDEALECDKPHHTTTTATTTTTTTTTTAMSAPRTDCKKGPPVRSLRNSPPNLLFKFEAPSPNIKSEPPHSATTSQAVFGAGTGGSAGGGARSKVPQEATQRPEQPPAWFTTYMEKFRKEISEEVSECVMEKVSGMIKEMKFPSTPGSETEVEHQVAKGNAKLQNEAASKNPQKAKACQRARDGKNEEIKGKKKKVKAGENDVGAKRKKLAKEEERLMKKQEKMEKKKLMCNRYVDEMDKASRTQEKVLAKMEGLRKKQSCSPEELNKLRKMVDKQHRVITAEQRQQRRNDRKAGNQKAGKSKKFNIDNKELEALAEDSPNEGTAGISTRGYDALYLHDVTYPDGSEVAPGTEFVKTWRVANTGVEPWNEKTTLCKWSQVRFRGSPAGWKLKPSSKKVVCPPLEPGQEGDISITFTAPSEPGWYATHWRFCQRGRVFGNQMWCAIYVADRNVREKLEPVQGEDVASAVRLMLSVSPKQCLSKGSAVSEETVCDKEEEEEEEEEEEEEEEEGAKALRSSQIKGDLEGGIVENYYDAEDPFEKELRKNLKSLSLCTSVKTEGTEVRRTERDLISFEEEAEVVSSGTTTPEMIQDIPQTHAVVPLKEMAKESVESLRESMVGKEQESGKKESCRPKVFQADTLSISSGSFSELDSEDQAILNESDTEYSDNEYCLVNLPECFNVPSPYNGLAESVVQDMHEVDRPDSPDFLTADEDDRTTAVASDLQDDQAESVEGSGGSSNNSTTSQGSHLSTVVEVSQEKAQTPPQAESGKKMPMPDPPTDTKPFMEVPAEALRANLAYAVQQSSGNRSSEEGEESKSKDDTTWSLSAQAAHSVVCEQPSSTQHKDHRPLSRCIDGKAAAIAAGGTDLPLDLVGALPDELVSIIPEDLVRGAWNTARSFITRINQEMLSPTGTDSPDQIYASEESSAPKSEPKETTQKEEPVQKEESPSKRRTSPLPPPMQQLEDMGFGNREVNQRLLTKYNNDVSCAVAELIVLNCQ
- the LOC113817033 gene encoding next to BRCA1 gene 1 protein isoform X6, yielding MKYGIEVSPDETPPKGREEGEMREEVRKNPDGEADPTTMASPVHSRLAGMKLEEAADAVVFSIQFYGKTIGEVGLMDQDLSELDWKKFKSYLFQNLLSINQQDNICVSYSDEEGDKLPIESDEEYREALKVAKKKAEMHDKMVLDITRQGGLPTVLSFVSSGIKKVGSSPPKERGMSFFKASSPPKESGGFMAKDWKPFPPFFMPDKVSVPVGPIPGHVQGMWGYDCDEALECDKPHHTTTTATTTTTTTTTTAMSAPRTDCKKGPPVRSLRNSPPNLLFKFEAPSPNIKSEPPHSATTSQAVFGAGTGGSAGGGARSKVPQEATQRPEQPPAWFTTYMEKFRKEISEEVSECVMEKVSGMIKEMKFPSTPGSETEVEHQVAKGNAKLQNEAASKNPQKAKACQRARDGKNEEIKGKKKKVKAGENDVGAKRKKLAKEEERLMKKQEKMEKKKLMCNRYVDEMDKASRTQEKVLAKMEGLRKKQSCSPEELNKLRKMVDKQHRVITAEQRQQRRNDRKAGNQKAGKSKKFNIDNKGFPVDASLLHAALQELEALAEDSPNEGTAGISTRGYDALYLHDVTYPDGSEVAPGTEFVKTWRVANTGVEPWNEKTTLCKWSQVRFRGSPAGWKLKPSSKKVVCPPLEPGQEGDISITFTAPSEPGWYATHWRFCQRGRVFGNQMWCAIYVADRNVREKLEPVQGEDVASAVRLMLSVSPKQCLSKGSAVSEETVCDKEEEEEEEEEEEEEEEEGAKALRSSQIKGDLEGGIVENYYDAEDPFEKELRKNLKSLSLCTSVKTEGTEVRRTERDLISFEEEAEVVSSGTTTPEMIQDIPQTHAVVPLKEMAKESVESLRESMVGKEQESGKKESCRPKVFQADTLSISSGSFSELDSEDQAILNESDTEYSDNEYCLVNLPECFNVPSPYNGLAESVVQDMHEVDRPDSPDFLTADEDDRTTAVASDLQDDQAESVEGSGGSSNNSTTSQGSHLSTVVEVSQEKAQTPPQAESGKKMPMPDPPTDTKPFMEVPAEALRANLAYAVQQSSGNRSSEEGEESKSKDDTTWSLSAQAAHSVVCEQPSSTQEMLSPTGTDSPDQIYASEESSAPKSEPKETTQKEEPVQKEESPSKRRTSPLPPPMQQLEDMGFGNREVNQRLLTKYNNDVSCAVAELIVLNCQ
- the LOC113817033 gene encoding next to BRCA1 gene 1 protein isoform X1 → MKYGIEVSPDETPPKGREEGEMREEVRKNPDGEADPTTMASPVHSRLAGMKLEEAADAVVFSIQFYGKTIGEVGLMDQDLSELDWKKFKSYLFQNLLSINQQDNICVSYSDEEGDKLPIESDEEYREALKVAKKKAEMHDKMVLDITRQGGLPTVLSFVSSGIKKVGSSPPKERGMSFFKASSPPKESGGFMAKDWKPFPPFFMPDKVSVPVGPIPGHVQGMWGYDCDEALECDKPHHTTTTATTTTTTTTTTAMSAPRTDCKKGPPVRSLRNSPPNLLFKFEAPSPNIKSEPPHSATTSQAVFGAGTGGSAGGGARSKVPQEATQRPEQPPAWFTTYMEKFRKEISEEVSECVMEKVSGMIKEMKFPSTPGSETEVEHQVAKGNAKLQNEAASKNPQKAKACQRARDGKNEEIKGKKKKVKAGENDVGAKRKKLAKEEERLMKKQEKMEKKKLMCNRYVDEMDKASRTQEKVLAKMEGLRKKQSCSPEELNKLRKMVDKQHRVITAEQRQQRRNDRKAGNQKAGKSKKFNIDNKGFPVDASLLHAALQELEALAEDSPNEGTAGISTRGYDALYLHDVTYPDGSEVAPGTEFVKTWRVANTGVEPWNEKTTLCKWSQVRFRGSPAGWKLKPSSKKVVCPPLEPGQEGDISITFTAPSEPGWYATHWRFCQRGRVFGNQMWCAIYVADRNVREKLEPVQGEDVASAVRLMLSVSPKQCLSKGSAVSEETVCDKEEEEEEEEEEEEEEEEGAKALRSSQIKGDLEGGIVENYYDAEDPFEKELRKNLKSLSLCTSVKTEGTEVRRTERDLISFEEEAEVVSSGTTTPEMIQDIPQTHAVVPLKEMAKESVESLRESMVGKEQESGKKESCRPKVFQADTLSISSGSFSELDSEDQAILNESDTEYSDNEYCLVNLPECFNVPSPYNGLAESVVQDMHEVDRPDSPDFLTADEDDRTTAVASDLQDDQAESVEGSGGSSNNSTTSQGSHLSTVVEVSQEKAQTPPQAESGKKMPMPDPPTDTKPFMEVPAEALRANLAYAVQQSSGNRSSEEGEESKSKDDTTWSLSAQAAHSVVCEQPSSTQHKDHRPLSRCIDGKAAAIAAGGTDLPLDLVGALPDELVSIIPEDLVRGAWNTARSFITRINQEMLSPTGTDSPDQIYASEESSAPKSEPKETTQKEEPVQKEESPSKRRTSPLPPPMQQLEDMGFGNREVNQRLLTKYNNDVSCAVAELIVLNCQ
- the LOC113817033 gene encoding next to BRCA1 gene 1 protein isoform X7, which translates into the protein MKYGIEVSPDETPPKGREEGEMREEVRKNPDGEADPTTMASPVHSRLAGMKLEEAADAVVFSIQFYGKTIGEVGLMDQDLSELDWKKFKSYLFQNLLSINQQDNICVSYSDEEGDKLPIESDEEYREALKVAKKKAEMHDKMVLDITRQGGLPTVLSFVSSGIKKVGSSPPKERGMSFFKASSPPKESGGFMAKDWKPFPPFFMPDKGTGGSAGGGARSKVPQEATQRPEQPPAWFTTYMEKFRKEISEEVSECVMEKVSGMIKEMKFPSTPGSETEVEHQVAKGNAKLQNEAASKNPQKAKACQRARDGKNEEIKGKKKKVKAGENDVGAKRKKLAKEEERLMKKQEKMEKKKLMCNRYVDEMDKASRTQEKVLAKMEGLRKKQSCSPEELNKLRKMVDKQHRVITAEQRQQRRNDRKAGNQKAGKSKKFNIDNKGFPVDASLLHAALQELEALAEDSPNEGTAGISTRGYDALYLHDVTYPDGSEVAPGTEFVKTWRVANTGVEPWNEKTTLCKWSQVRFRGSPAGWKLKPSSKKVVCPPLEPGQEGDISITFTAPSEPGWYATHWRFCQRGRVFGNQMWCAIYVADRNVREKLEPVQGEDVASAVRLMLSVSPKQCLSKGSAVSEETVCDKEEEEEEEEEEEEEEEEGAKALRSSQIKGDLEGGIVENYYDAEDPFEKELRKNLKSLSLCTSVKTEGTEVRRTERDLISFEEEAEVVSSGTTTPEMIQDIPQTHAVVPLKEMAKESVESLRESMVGKEQESGKKESCRPKVFQADTLSISSGSFSELDSEDQAILNESDTEYSDNEYCLVNLPECFNVPSPYNGLAESVVQDMHEVDRPDSPDFLTADEDDRTTAVASDLQDDQAESVEGSGGSSNNSTTSQGSHLSTVVEVSQEKAQTPPQAESGKKMPMPDPPTDTKPFMEVPAEALRANLAYAVQQSSGNRSSEEGEESKSKDDTTWSLSAQAAHSVVCEQPSSTQHKDHRPLSRCIDGKAAAIAAGGTDLPLDLVGALPDELVSIIPEDLVRGAWNTARSFITRINQEMLSPTGTDSPDQIYASEESSAPKSEPKETTQKEEPVQKEESPSKRRTSPLPPPMQQLEDMGFGNREVNQRLLTKYNNDVSCAVAELIVLNCQ